One window from the genome of Salisaeta longa DSM 21114 encodes:
- a CDS encoding DUF4145 domain-containing protein, translating into MRVFCNNCGSETNHQIKAEHTTEYPDIRAGRYTGFWERRRQRLLICAGCEEGTLEVSWTRAGDHDPESGEQLWSSSYYPKRKKRLVDAKRFKQLPEKLNKIYRETAQAFNLETRILTAVGLRSLVEGICKDQDIGQSGDNLEKRIEKLDQILPDHIVEDLHEFRFMGNEAVHELGAPSENDLRIAIEICEDLLNYIYELDYKVKQLSSSRNQDGKAT; encoded by the coding sequence ATGAGAGTCTTTTGCAATAACTGCGGTTCAGAGACAAATCATCAAATCAAGGCTGAGCATACCACAGAGTACCCTGATATCCGTGCTGGACGTTACACGGGTTTCTGGGAAAGGCGTAGGCAGAGACTCCTCATTTGTGCTGGCTGCGAAGAGGGAACGCTTGAAGTTAGTTGGACACGTGCGGGTGATCACGATCCTGAGAGTGGTGAACAGTTATGGTCATCTAGCTACTATCCGAAGAGGAAAAAGCGGCTAGTTGATGCAAAGCGTTTTAAGCAGCTACCAGAGAAGTTGAACAAAATCTACCGGGAGACAGCTCAGGCCTTCAATTTAGAGACCAGAATCCTAACGGCTGTTGGGCTTAGGTCTCTCGTTGAGGGAATCTGCAAAGATCAAGACATAGGTCAGTCCGGTGACAACTTAGAGAAGAGAATAGAGAAGCTGGACCAGATACTCCCTGATCACATCGTGGAAGACCTCCACGAGTTCAGATTCATGGGTAACGAAGCAGTTCACGAACTGGGCGCTCCTTCGGAAAATGATCTCCGAATCGCGATTGAGATCTGCGAGGACCTATTGAATTACATCTACGAACTCGATTATAAAGTTAAGCAGCTTTCGTCAAGTCGTAATCAAGACGGGAAAGCCACATAA
- a CDS encoding GNAT family N-acetyltransferase yields MSDAQAFPDVRRAATDDLARLEALWLALQREQAAQDERLTLSEDAAERWRNDAPYWLSDETQRLFVAEDEGTVVGFVSARRTGPPPIYAAVDEVFIDELYVVPAVRSQGIGRQLVAAVTHWATHQGVARVRLQVLQANGAGQAFWKAQGATPYAQTFTLPLETRASGDAEDARKGSAKIGF; encoded by the coding sequence ATGTCCGATGCTCAAGCATTTCCCGATGTTCGCCGCGCCGCGACGGACGATTTGGCGCGCCTGGAGGCGCTGTGGCTGGCGCTGCAACGCGAGCAGGCCGCCCAAGACGAGCGCCTCACGCTTTCTGAGGATGCCGCCGAGCGCTGGCGCAACGACGCGCCGTATTGGCTGAGCGACGAGACGCAGCGGCTGTTTGTGGCGGAGGACGAAGGCACGGTGGTGGGGTTTGTGAGTGCGCGCCGGACGGGGCCGCCGCCCATTTATGCCGCCGTGGATGAGGTGTTTATCGACGAGCTGTACGTGGTGCCAGCGGTGCGGAGCCAAGGAATTGGCCGGCAGCTGGTGGCCGCGGTTACCCACTGGGCCACGCACCAGGGCGTGGCCCGCGTTCGGTTGCAGGTGTTGCAGGCCAACGGGGCCGGGCAGGCCTTCTGGAAGGCACAGGGCGCCACGCCGTATGCGCAAACGTTTACCCTTCCGCTTGAAACGCGCGCGTCGGGCGATGCCGAAGACGCGCGCAAAGGATCCGCGAAGATTGGGTTTTGA
- a CDS encoding nucleotidyltransferase domain-containing protein: MATIQLPTEFSELLKLLNAHEVKYLIVGGYAVAYHGYPPTTGDIDIWIESTENNGKRIVAALAEFGFNVPALQPALFTKQDQIIRMGHPPLRVEILTSLSGVVFGECYRHRTQDELGGVATTLIGSWKGAAA; the protein is encoded by the coding sequence ATGGCTACGATCCAGCTTCCGACCGAATTCAGCGAACTGTTGAAGTTGCTCAACGCTCATGAGGTCAAATACCTCATCGTCGGAGGTTACGCTGTCGCCTACCACGGTTATCCCCCCACCACAGGCGACATCGACATCTGGATCGAGTCGACGGAGAACAACGGGAAGCGAATCGTGGCCGCGTTGGCTGAGTTTGGCTTCAACGTTCCGGCCCTACAGCCCGCTCTGTTCACAAAGCAAGATCAGATTATCCGCATGGGCCATCCGCCGCTTCGCGTGGAGATTCTGACCAGCCTCAGCGGCGTTGTCTTCGGTGAATGCTACCGGCACCGAACGCAAGACGAGCTCGGCGGTGTCGCGACCACGCTGATCGGCTCATGGAAAGGAGCTGCCGCCTAA
- a CDS encoding AMP-binding protein → MIYTSPFDDVAIPDVSLPAFVTERFATWADRPALIDGPSGRTLTYGALQARIEQMAGALAARGFAPGDVFAIYAPNVPEYAIAFYGAIRAGGIVTTINPLYTADELAHQLKDADARFLLTVPPFFDKAKAAADAAEIEEVFVLGGGDTGGTSFEALLATGGAAPTVTVDPADDVAVLPYSSGTTGLPKGVMLTHRNIVANICQCVPVEGLEAGEVTVGILPFYHIYGMTVILSMALRCGATVVTMPRFEMEDFCALVQAHGIKSAYLVPPIILGLAKQPVVDDYDLSTLQYITSGAAPLPTAVAEGCRDRIGCVVKQGYGMTETSPVTHLAARGADIHKIDAVGRAVPNTEFRIVDVDGTTDVETGARGELWVRGPQVMKGYLNRPDATADTIDEAGWLHTGDVAIADEEGFVYIVDRVKELIKYKGYQVAPAELEAILQAHEGIADAAVVPSPSEEAGEVPKAFIVRKPNARGLAAEDVMAFVADQVAPYKKVRRVAFVQEIPKTASGKILRRTLVKEERAAAGS, encoded by the coding sequence ATGATCTACACCAGCCCGTTTGACGACGTTGCCATCCCCGACGTAAGCCTGCCCGCGTTCGTTACGGAGCGCTTTGCCACGTGGGCCGACCGCCCGGCGCTCATCGACGGCCCCTCGGGGCGCACGCTCACGTACGGGGCCTTGCAGGCGCGCATCGAGCAGATGGCCGGGGCCCTCGCGGCCCGCGGGTTTGCCCCCGGCGATGTGTTTGCGATCTACGCGCCCAACGTGCCCGAGTACGCCATCGCATTTTACGGTGCCATCCGCGCCGGCGGGATCGTCACGACCATCAATCCGCTCTACACTGCCGACGAGCTCGCTCATCAGCTGAAGGACGCCGACGCCCGCTTCCTGCTGACCGTCCCGCCGTTTTTCGACAAGGCCAAGGCGGCAGCGGACGCTGCAGAGATCGAGGAGGTGTTTGTACTGGGCGGCGGCGATACGGGCGGGACGTCCTTCGAGGCGTTGCTGGCAACCGGCGGCGCGGCGCCCACGGTGACGGTCGATCCCGCAGACGACGTGGCGGTGCTGCCCTACTCCAGCGGGACGACCGGTCTGCCGAAGGGCGTGATGCTTACGCACCGCAACATCGTGGCCAACATCTGCCAGTGCGTGCCGGTGGAAGGCCTCGAAGCCGGTGAGGTAACGGTGGGCATCCTGCCGTTCTATCACATCTACGGCATGACGGTCATCTTGAGCATGGCGCTGCGCTGCGGCGCAACGGTGGTGACCATGCCGCGCTTCGAGATGGAAGACTTCTGCGCGCTCGTGCAGGCGCATGGCATCAAGAGTGCCTACCTCGTGCCGCCCATCATCCTGGGCCTGGCCAAGCAGCCGGTCGTCGACGACTACGACCTCTCGACGCTCCAGTACATCACCTCGGGGGCCGCGCCGCTCCCCACGGCCGTCGCCGAAGGCTGCCGCGACCGGATCGGCTGTGTCGTGAAGCAAGGCTACGGCATGACGGAAACGAGCCCCGTCACGCACCTCGCGGCCCGCGGGGCCGACATCCACAAGATTGACGCGGTAGGACGCGCCGTGCCCAACACCGAATTTCGGATCGTAGATGTAGACGGCACCACCGACGTGGAGACTGGCGCGCGCGGCGAGCTGTGGGTCCGCGGCCCCCAGGTGATGAAGGGCTACCTGAACCGCCCCGACGCCACCGCCGACACCATCGACGAGGCGGGCTGGCTGCACACCGGCGACGTAGCCATCGCCGACGAGGAAGGCTTCGTGTATATCGTCGACCGCGTGAAGGAGCTCATCAAATACAAGGGCTACCAGGTGGCCCCCGCCGAGCTGGAGGCGATCTTGCAGGCGCACGAGGGCATTGCCGATGCCGCGGTGGTGCCCAGCCCGAGCGAGGAAGCCGGCGAGGTGCCCAAGGCGTTTATCGTGCGCAAGCCGAACGCCCGCGGCCTAGCGGCCGAGGACGTAATGGCGTTTGTGGCCGACCAGGTGGCGCCGTACAAAAAGGTCCGGCGCGTGGCGTTTGTGCAAGAGATTCCGAAGACGGCCTCGGGCAAGATCCTGCGGCGTACGCTCGTGAAAGAGGAACGAGCAGCGGCCGGATCGTAA
- a CDS encoding cold shock domain-containing protein encodes MVTRIDREKSKWCLGKVKFYDAKKEFGFARDLTVADYTENEDDVYIGGDVQASHKLVDDAYIVFQKVPSSRKPGTFKAKDIRLLHDHPDDLGPLIKEVASTSEHEELRSYLESERANWQIGKVKFFDSNKGFGFIQPLKPLDVLDGDDAYVNERNVEAESISDDMYVAFRIVPSRKPGEYQAVGVQSLREFGRPSVSFAEDLAFWMLGGVSLRPNVSVMAHLVPQSDVSGVLDLIEMVAWSNEERSDRKRGTALRLLGNVLEKAVLPSEWTERIWNKYCQEVRSLLDHDVIPGSVASMLWLEGLLPTLEPGLIDTLVDQACQDDWSDQLVDLSYHSYRSRSIRGTKLRDIVRRFSQEDLASWVDRHTEIINEALLTADANAVSLLDKHYEILKALRKEHEREIPEDIDGYVGAVERLVQHCYKQSELSRERAFSLWEDGFLVDIGYSEFVNGYSDCWKKKTRVDLLQHLESEQRRRFAICRTNELLKAWEDSTEERNDTLSQWLEDVQSYSETFESETRDTTTESLRDQCEMVLQQEATEKTQVVLYGKGCLSAVPEEWLLQNASKFDRSDLEPVLEKVDPTIAERILRARLEDLPMIAESDQTSIRGSDFLPVIYTSQESKCYPEARWLLAAAEQTLADARRANFESALVEHVDVPTHVQLYQEGHLDVHPQPRILEYLDGLTVDAIDTGESWVKNGALEVSAFAHTLCTYLQDIQVRNRETARCVQKAARQLVDHAPGRLTLSNLSSETARAVVRLTWWIDDEIDRQEDADFELPLLQEGLSWLSDSDQVKALRKAFYLHAQERVTLTPERLAACSSFQLEEENKRDRNESPPGASPPLGLSAELIIQTIQHAARTGEFPREGYLIQIARHVTRDNPCRRLRIQDIFNRCEGRAELQMRPGKGEVEEVMQNERRLFVISFEYDKQLVANVKRLPRRRYDPNRKVWTVPAENENQREAVFQFARNHDFFINLQDEKHWSNSKHLVETERESCLDDPTYCEGRKAKRKDFGVHDFWWCRNKKCYASCHGRHEESNWESYTLEDFLVLLNLSVDEDLPYETIEMGQYHRFLGWVNRFAQLLDRLYCRECDHILDSTRSSNYAYYRVTHFHCGNKSCAKHGQEVYLHHCFNPKCRSVIDSRDSSQCDNGWWICTNENCGACCSHEEMVKRRDRLIEVGQYVPKGLIRDINEKVGHLERAQHFCYVCGKEMEERRPEHFHCSDGHVRYDLEESEFDRPHRGLTDK; translated from the coding sequence ATGGTTACACGTATTGACCGAGAGAAATCAAAGTGGTGCCTTGGAAAAGTAAAGTTCTACGATGCTAAGAAGGAGTTTGGCTTCGCGCGAGATCTGACCGTTGCCGATTACACGGAGAACGAGGACGACGTCTACATCGGGGGCGATGTACAGGCTTCCCACAAACTCGTCGACGATGCATACATTGTTTTTCAGAAAGTTCCGTCCTCAAGAAAGCCGGGTACCTTCAAGGCCAAAGACATTCGTCTTCTTCACGATCACCCTGATGATCTTGGACCGCTTATCAAAGAGGTTGCCTCTACCTCCGAACACGAAGAGCTCCGTAGCTACCTCGAGAGTGAGCGCGCGAACTGGCAGATCGGAAAGGTCAAGTTTTTCGACTCCAACAAGGGATTCGGCTTCATTCAGCCGCTGAAGCCGCTCGACGTGCTGGACGGCGATGACGCATACGTCAACGAGCGGAATGTCGAGGCTGAATCTATTTCCGATGACATGTACGTCGCGTTTCGCATTGTTCCCTCTCGGAAGCCGGGAGAGTACCAAGCCGTCGGAGTTCAATCCCTAAGAGAGTTCGGCCGGCCTTCAGTTTCGTTTGCGGAGGATTTGGCTTTTTGGATGCTCGGGGGTGTAAGTCTGAGACCTAATGTTTCCGTTATGGCTCACTTGGTGCCACAGTCGGACGTCAGCGGGGTGCTGGATCTCATCGAGATGGTTGCCTGGAGCAACGAAGAGCGGTCCGACCGAAAACGGGGAACGGCCCTCCGGCTGCTCGGCAACGTGCTGGAAAAGGCAGTTTTGCCCTCGGAGTGGACGGAGCGTATTTGGAATAAGTACTGTCAAGAAGTCCGAAGTCTGCTGGATCACGACGTCATTCCAGGTAGCGTCGCCTCCATGCTTTGGCTGGAGGGGCTTCTCCCGACGCTTGAACCGGGTCTAATTGACACGCTTGTAGACCAAGCCTGTCAAGATGACTGGTCCGACCAGCTTGTCGATCTATCCTATCACTCCTATCGGTCGAGATCTATCCGAGGGACAAAACTTCGAGACATTGTTCGACGCTTTTCACAGGAAGATCTTGCGAGCTGGGTTGATCGACATACCGAGATAATCAATGAAGCCCTCCTGACTGCGGATGCAAACGCTGTCTCTCTCCTTGATAAGCATTATGAGATTCTGAAGGCGCTTCGGAAGGAGCACGAGAGGGAGATCCCCGAGGATATTGACGGGTACGTGGGGGCTGTCGAACGCCTCGTACAGCATTGCTACAAGCAGAGCGAACTGAGCAGAGAGCGGGCGTTTTCGCTATGGGAAGATGGTTTCCTCGTCGATATCGGATACTCGGAGTTCGTCAATGGCTACTCTGACTGTTGGAAAAAGAAGACACGCGTCGATCTGCTCCAGCACCTGGAATCCGAGCAACGGCGCCGGTTTGCTATCTGCCGAACGAACGAGCTTTTGAAGGCCTGGGAAGACTCTACTGAGGAGCGAAATGATACTCTTTCCCAATGGCTTGAGGATGTCCAGTCCTATTCGGAGACATTCGAGAGTGAGACCAGGGATACGACTACAGAGTCCCTGCGTGATCAATGCGAGATGGTTCTACAGCAGGAGGCGACAGAGAAAACGCAGGTTGTTCTCTACGGCAAAGGCTGCCTGTCCGCAGTTCCGGAAGAATGGCTCTTGCAGAATGCCAGCAAGTTTGACCGAAGTGACCTGGAGCCGGTGCTCGAAAAGGTAGACCCAACCATCGCAGAAAGGATTTTGAGGGCACGCCTGGAGGATCTACCCATGATCGCTGAGTCCGACCAAACGAGCATCCGCGGGTCCGATTTCCTCCCGGTCATCTACACATCGCAGGAGTCGAAGTGCTACCCAGAAGCCCGATGGCTTCTCGCTGCAGCCGAACAGACGTTGGCCGATGCGCGGCGTGCAAATTTCGAGTCTGCATTGGTGGAGCACGTAGATGTCCCCACCCACGTTCAGCTCTACCAGGAGGGACATCTCGACGTGCATCCACAACCTCGAATCTTGGAGTATCTGGACGGTCTCACGGTGGATGCGATTGATACTGGTGAGTCTTGGGTCAAGAACGGAGCTCTTGAAGTCAGTGCGTTCGCACACACCCTGTGCACGTACCTGCAGGACATTCAGGTTAGGAATCGAGAGACCGCACGCTGTGTGCAAAAGGCGGCACGCCAACTGGTGGACCATGCCCCCGGCCGCCTGACTCTTTCTAATCTGTCTTCCGAGACCGCCCGTGCCGTGGTCCGTCTTACCTGGTGGATTGACGATGAGATTGATCGGCAGGAGGACGCTGACTTTGAATTACCACTGCTCCAGGAGGGTCTTTCCTGGCTCTCGGATTCGGATCAAGTGAAGGCCCTCCGGAAGGCGTTCTACCTGCATGCCCAGGAACGCGTGACGCTCACTCCGGAACGTTTAGCTGCCTGCTCGTCCTTTCAACTTGAGGAGGAAAACAAGCGAGACAGAAACGAAAGTCCTCCCGGTGCTTCACCTCCTCTGGGCCTCTCCGCCGAGCTCATCATCCAGACGATTCAGCATGCCGCTCGAACGGGAGAATTTCCTCGAGAGGGGTACCTGATTCAAATTGCGAGACACGTCACCAGAGACAATCCCTGTCGACGTCTTCGGATTCAGGACATTTTTAATCGTTGTGAAGGTAGAGCCGAACTTCAGATGCGACCAGGAAAGGGCGAGGTGGAGGAGGTCATGCAGAACGAGCGGCGGCTATTCGTTATCTCATTTGAGTACGACAAGCAGCTCGTTGCTAATGTCAAGCGTCTCCCTAGACGACGCTACGACCCCAACCGGAAGGTTTGGACTGTTCCGGCGGAGAACGAAAACCAGCGGGAAGCCGTCTTCCAGTTTGCACGTAACCATGATTTCTTTATCAACCTCCAGGACGAGAAGCATTGGTCCAACAGCAAGCATCTGGTAGAGACGGAACGAGAGAGTTGTCTTGATGACCCGACGTACTGCGAGGGTCGAAAAGCGAAGCGTAAAGACTTTGGCGTCCATGATTTCTGGTGGTGTCGCAACAAGAAGTGTTACGCCAGTTGTCACGGACGCCATGAAGAGAGTAATTGGGAATCTTACACCCTCGAGGATTTCCTCGTCCTGCTTAATCTGTCCGTCGATGAAGATCTTCCGTACGAAACCATTGAGATGGGGCAGTACCACCGGTTTCTCGGCTGGGTCAATCGATTCGCGCAGTTGCTGGACCGGCTGTACTGTCGGGAATGTGACCACATTCTCGATTCGACGCGAAGTAGCAATTATGCATACTACCGCGTGACGCACTTTCACTGCGGAAACAAATCGTGCGCAAAGCATGGCCAAGAGGTGTACCTACACCATTGCTTCAATCCGAAATGCCGTTCTGTTATTGACAGTAGGGATTCATCACAATGTGATAATGGATGGTGGATTTGCACGAACGAAAATTGCGGAGCGTGCTGCTCACATGAAGAGATGGTCAAGAGAAGAGACCGGCTCATTGAGGTCGGGCAGTACGTTCCAAAAGGATTGATTCGGGACATCAACGAGAAGGTTGGCCACTTGGAGCGAGCCCAGCACTTTTGCTACGTCTGCGGGAAAGAGATGGAAGAGCGACGCCCCGAGCATTTCCACTGCTCAGACGGTCATGTCAGGTATGATCTCGAAGAATCGGAGTTTGACCGCCCTCATCGCGGCCTTACGGACAAATGA
- a CDS encoding basic secretory protein-like protein — MDRSSVRTTLIGLLLVLVAVPAQAQYFGRNKVTYDNFNFRTLRTDHFTFYYYPAEEQAVRDAARMAERWYERHSQVFLHTFDHKPIILYANDADFQQTNVIDQALSPATGGFTEPRRERVVMPLSPAYGETNHVLGHELVHSFQYDLALNSDSLNLQLQRLPLWLVEGMAEYLSLGRAHPHTAMWMRDAALRQALPSFGELSNTQKFFPYRYGQAFLAYVGGKYGDRAVTNLFKLGGQIGVKKAIPRLFGITGDSLVTEWTETIENTYAPLMTGRTPADSLGKTVLTGGSINIAPRLSPDGQYVAFFSARSLFSLTLYVADAQTGEIIAELDNAGTTAHFNALRFISSAGTWSPSGEKLAFVSYANGDNQITIWNVQTEEIERSFKIKNVTALKNPAWSPDGTKLAVTGTNGGISDLYVLNLQTKDVRQLTNDRYADLQPAWSPSGDRIAIATDRGDTNLRLLAPTTNMNLGLVDVSSGEITIREPFGDALHHNPQFSPDGESLYFISDQDGFKDVYRLVLRSDALFRVTRLKTGISGITALSPAMSVARQSGAMMVSVFAKDTYTGHRLTKAQAQGTPMNAAATAGAQGAPDPASVTDAVPEAAPPANRVAEAATVPPEAGVLPPYTPTEDGLVATLLDNPRLGFPNAPDTYETQPYDPDLSLTGIVPPSVGASVGGPLGSRVSGGVALQFSDMLGNQQLTVAVQAQGSFKDIGGQVQYLNQRYQWDYGVSGGHLPVIYGARVVPVASNAGPIYNQIIRRALITQVGGDLIYPLDRTRRFEFGVGGVRYGFDVDVQSQTFTGRALNEDLSLAEINNFLRQNNFQPLPGEAKTRYFAQSSAAYVQDFSYMGLTSPIKGGRMRLQVSSQVGSTSFVSTLADLRRYVFVKPFTFAGHILHIGNYGASFNDLFGTEYIGYPYSRGFIRGYNVREISPSECTTLQQGSVSPAQSLTGCPAIDRLFGTRVAKLSAEVRLPLLGPEQLAVIPFKYLPTQVGVFADAGLAWTSQDAPTLKWDTSTNERVPVTSMGITSRFNVLGAIILEMYYAYPFQRPDSGWEWGLRISPGW; from the coding sequence ATGGATCGGTCGTCTGTTCGTACGACCCTGATAGGTCTGCTGCTCGTGCTCGTCGCGGTGCCTGCGCAGGCGCAGTACTTTGGGCGCAACAAGGTGACGTACGACAATTTTAATTTCCGTACGCTGCGCACAGATCACTTCACGTTCTACTACTATCCGGCCGAGGAACAGGCCGTGCGCGATGCGGCCCGGATGGCCGAGCGCTGGTACGAACGCCACTCGCAGGTCTTCCTGCACACGTTCGACCACAAGCCGATCATCCTGTATGCCAACGATGCCGACTTCCAGCAGACGAACGTCATCGATCAGGCGCTGAGTCCGGCCACGGGCGGGTTTACCGAGCCGCGGCGCGAGCGGGTGGTGATGCCGCTCTCGCCTGCATACGGCGAAACAAACCACGTGCTGGGCCACGAGCTGGTGCACTCGTTTCAGTACGACCTGGCCCTCAACAGCGACAGCCTGAACCTGCAGCTGCAACGCCTGCCCCTGTGGCTGGTGGAGGGCATGGCGGAATACCTCTCCCTGGGGCGCGCGCATCCCCACACGGCCATGTGGATGCGCGACGCGGCGCTGCGGCAGGCCCTGCCGTCGTTTGGCGAGCTGTCGAATACGCAAAAGTTCTTTCCGTACCGCTACGGGCAGGCCTTCCTGGCTTACGTGGGCGGCAAATACGGCGACCGCGCCGTCACCAACCTCTTCAAGCTGGGCGGGCAGATCGGCGTGAAGAAAGCCATCCCGCGGCTGTTTGGCATCACGGGCGACTCGCTCGTCACCGAGTGGACTGAAACCATCGAGAACACCTACGCGCCCCTCATGACCGGCCGCACCCCGGCCGATTCGCTGGGCAAGACGGTGCTCACCGGCGGCTCCATCAACATCGCGCCGCGCCTGAGTCCGGACGGGCAGTACGTGGCGTTCTTCTCGGCGCGCTCGCTCTTTTCGCTCACCCTGTACGTGGCCGACGCGCAAACGGGCGAGATCATTGCCGAGCTCGACAATGCCGGCACCACCGCCCACTTCAACGCGCTGCGCTTCATCAGCTCGGCCGGCACGTGGTCGCCCAGCGGCGAAAAGCTCGCCTTCGTGTCGTACGCCAACGGCGACAACCAGATCACGATCTGGAATGTGCAGACGGAAGAAATCGAGCGCAGCTTTAAGATCAAGAACGTAACCGCGCTCAAAAATCCGGCGTGGTCGCCCGACGGCACGAAGCTCGCCGTCACCGGCACCAACGGCGGCATCAGCGACCTGTACGTGCTCAACCTGCAGACGAAGGACGTGCGGCAGCTCACCAACGACCGCTACGCCGACCTGCAGCCCGCGTGGTCACCCAGCGGCGACCGCATCGCCATCGCCACCGACCGCGGCGACACGAACCTGCGGCTGCTTGCGCCCACGACCAACATGAACCTGGGCCTCGTGGACGTGTCCTCGGGCGAGATCACCATCCGCGAACCCTTTGGCGACGCCCTGCACCACAATCCCCAATTTTCGCCGGACGGCGAGAGCCTCTACTTCATTAGCGACCAGGACGGCTTTAAGGATGTGTACCGGCTGGTGCTGCGCAGCGACGCCCTCTTTCGGGTGACGCGCTTGAAGACGGGCATAAGCGGCATCACCGCGCTCTCGCCAGCCATGTCGGTGGCGCGCCAGAGCGGGGCCATGATGGTGTCGGTGTTTGCCAAGGACACGTACACCGGCCATCGCCTGACGAAGGCCCAGGCCCAGGGCACGCCCATGAATGCAGCGGCCACGGCGGGGGCCCAGGGCGCGCCCGATCCAGCGTCGGTGACCGACGCCGTGCCCGAGGCGGCTCCGCCGGCCAACCGTGTGGCGGAGGCCGCGACCGTGCCGCCCGAAGCCGGTGTGCTGCCGCCCTACACGCCAACGGAGGATGGCCTCGTGGCCACGCTGCTCGATAACCCGCGCCTCGGATTTCCCAATGCGCCCGACACGTACGAGACGCAGCCCTACGACCCCGACCTGTCGCTCACGGGCATCGTGCCGCCGTCGGTGGGCGCTTCGGTCGGCGGGCCGCTGGGATCACGCGTTTCGGGCGGCGTGGCGCTGCAATTTTCTGATATGCTGGGGAATCAGCAGCTGACGGTTGCGGTGCAGGCGCAGGGCAGCTTCAAAGACATCGGCGGGCAGGTGCAGTACCTCAACCAGCGCTACCAGTGGGATTACGGCGTCTCGGGCGGCCATCTCCCCGTCATTTACGGCGCGCGCGTCGTGCCGGTGGCATCCAACGCCGGGCCCATCTACAACCAGATCATCCGGCGCGCGCTCATCACCCAGGTGGGCGGCGACCTCATCTACCCGCTCGACCGCACGCGGCGGTTCGAGTTTGGTGTGGGCGGCGTGCGGTACGGCTTCGACGTCGATGTGCAGTCGCAAACCTTCACGGGCCGCGCGCTGAACGAAGATCTCTCCCTCGCGGAAATCAACAACTTCCTCCGCCAAAACAACTTTCAGCCGCTCCCGGGCGAGGCCAAAACACGCTACTTTGCCCAATCCTCGGCCGCCTACGTGCAAGACTTCTCGTACATGGGGCTCACGTCGCCCATCAAGGGCGGGCGGATGCGGCTGCAGGTGTCGTCCCAAGTGGGTTCTACGTCGTTTGTCTCTACCCTCGCCGACTTGCGCCGGTACGTTTTTGTGAAGCCGTTTACGTTCGCCGGGCACATCCTACACATCGGAAATTACGGCGCGTCGTTCAACGATCTGTTCGGGACGGAATACATCGGCTACCCGTACAGCCGCGGGTTCATTCGCGGATACAACGTGCGGGAGATCAGTCCGAGCGAGTGCACCACGCTTCAACAAGGCAGCGTATCGCCCGCACAGTCGCTGACCGGCTGCCCGGCCATCGACCGGCTCTTTGGTACGCGGGTCGCCAAGCTAAGCGCGGAGGTGCGGCTGCCGCTCCTTGGCCCCGAGCAGCTGGCCGTCATTCCGTTTAAGTACCTGCCCACGCAGGTCGGCGTGTTTGCCGATGCCGGGCTGGCGTGGACGAGTCAGGATGCACCGACGCTCAAATGGGACACGAGCACCAACGAGCGCGTGCCGGTGACGAGCATGGGCATCACGTCACGCTTTAACGTGCTGGGCGCGATTATACTGGAGATGTACTACGCGTATCCGTTTCAACGGCCCGATAGCGGATGGGAGTGGGGCCTCCGCATTTCGCCCGGCTGGTAA